From the Montipora capricornis isolate CH-2021 chromosome 2, ASM3666992v2, whole genome shotgun sequence genome, one window contains:
- the LOC138037543 gene encoding uncharacterized protein — MDKEGSPPPPPSWKTEIQGLFASPKQDLTQEIEAKFRVLDGPESNEDESSNGDEERTEVSPALTTCLANYLGDAPKSSFDNLAEEFSTTDKTSAPVNPKLATMIKELIKDNLPKAKLEQLVEKYPRPENCKLLVPPKVNRAIWNQLSPTLAGNRELNLRRRESLKPDLNAQFASLCNQTTPITSELFGDDLGKEIDETWQALFYEAFFRGKELLQQESRSKAIDIPLQQGDKPLNCNLQVGYTSSIDSIIRSGAPFKAGQLRNCLKEWQRITSEPFILQYVSNCELEFDYLPTPNCIPNSLHPESKFSLTEQEAIDAEINDFLVKQVIEQSQPETGEIVSPIFVRPKKEPGVYRVIFNLKSLNQAVTYHKFKMDTLESAVRLMKPGCFISSIDLHNAYYSIPISPSFRKYLKFAWRGSLFQFCALPMGLTSSPRIFTKVLKPVFATLRSQYGHNCLGYIDDSFYTEDSAEDCREATLHATQLFTRLGFVIHPTKSVFHPAQCLEFLGFLLDSTSMTVRLTPKKADKIVVLCRKALRAQELSIREVASLIGTLVSTFPGVEFGPLYYRQLEWDKDLALKSALGDFDVSMSLSADSINELEWWVISVPTAFRVIDHGCPNITLTTDASRIGWGATTHQSQTQALWSRAETEYHVNILELLSVKLSLMSLLGSVSNQHIRIMSDNMTAISYINAKGGCRNWECNAIAKAIWLWAIKRNNWLSAAHQPGRFNVTADSLSRHFEDGIEWELNRGLCLQKLVLEQATAIIIVPLWTTQTWFTNLLSLLVDVPRIFRVTKKVLSHPVRGDAYPLCPKLHLLACKVSGVSSLSATFRSRLPTCLCLLGDQPRENSVILTSADGEHLRYKRKLIHCIRV, encoded by the exons ATGGACAAAGAGGGCTCCCCACCGCCTCCTCCCTCGTGGAAAACTGAGATACAGGGACTGTTCGCTTCCCCGAAACAAGACCTTACTCAGGAGATTGAAGCCAAATTTAGAGTGCTGGATGGCCCAGAAAGTAATGAGGATGAGTCCTCTAATGGTGACGAAGAGCGTACAGAGGTTTCGCCTGCACTCACCACCTGTCTTGCAAATTACTTGGGGGATGCCCCTAAGTCGAGTTTTGATAACTTAGCAGAGGAGTTCTCGACAACTGACAAAACGAGTGCACCAGTGAACCCCAAACTGGCCACTATGATCAAAGAGCTTATCAAAGACAATCTGCCTAAAGCAAAGCTAGAACAGCTGGTCGAAAAATACCCAAGACCAGAAAATTGCAAATTGTTAGTCCCCCCAAAAGTGAACAGAGCTATTTGGAATCAGTTGTCTCCAA CCTTGGCAGGGAACCGGGAGCTGAATCTTCGCCGCCGAGAATCACTGAAACCAGACCTGAATGCCCAGTTTGCCTCCCTTTGTAACCAAACCACACCGATAACGAGTGAGCTGTTTGGAGATGATCTTGGCAAAGAAATCGATGAA ACGTGGCAAGCCTTATTCTACGAGGCCTTTTTTAGGGGAAAAGAGCTCCTACAGCAAGAAAGTAGGAGCAAGGCCATCGACATCCCACTCCAGCAAGGAGACAAACCGCTAAACTGTAATCTTCAGGTTGGTTACACGAGTAGCATTGATAGTATTATTAGGTCTGGTGCGCCTTTTAAGGCTGGCCAATTACGAAATTGCCTTAAGGAATGGCAAAGGATTACTTCCGAACCGTTTATCTTGCAGTATGTATCTAACTGTGAACTTGAATTTGATTATCTTCCTACGCCGAATTGCATCCCAAATTCCCTGCATCCAGAATCAAAATTTTCTCTTACTGAGCAGGAAGCTATTGATGCAGAAATTAATGATTTTCTGGTTAAGCAGGTGATTGAACAGTCTCAACCGGAAACAGGAGAAATTGTTTCTCCGATATTCGTTAGACCAAAAAAGGAACCTGGGGTCTACAGggttattttcaatttgaagtCCCTAAATCAGGCAGTAACTTACCACAAGTTCAAAATGGATACTCTTGAATCTGCCGTTAGGTTGATGAAACCTGGGTGCTTCATATCCTCCATAGACCTACATAATGCTTACTATTCCATCCCTATATCGCCTAGCTTCAGAAAATATCTCAAGTTTGCATGGAGGGGTTCTCTGTTCCAGTTTTGTGCCCTTCCCATGGGTTTGACAAGTAGTCCTCGCATCTTTACTAAGGTGTTAAAACCAGTTTTTGCCACCCTGCGCTCCCAGTATGGACATAATTGTTTGGGTTACATTGATGACTCTTTTTACACGGAGGACTCTGCCGAGGACTGCCGTGAGGCTACCTTACATGCTACCCAATTATTTACTCGCTTGGGTTTTGTGATTCACCCTACCAAGTCTGTTTTTCACCCCGCACAATGCCTAGAATTCTTGGGGTTTTTGTTGGACTCTACGTCTATGACAGTTCGTTTAACCCCGAAGAAGGCCGACAAGATCGTTGTTTTGTGTCGGAAAGCTTTGCGTGCCCAGGAATTATCAATCCGTGAAGTTGCCTCCTTAATAGGAACTTTAGTGTCCACTTTCCCTGGGGTGGAGTTTGGTCCCCTGTATTATAGACAATTGGAATGGGACAAAGATTTGGCACTGAAGTCTGCCCTAGGAGATTTCGATGTCAGCATGTCTCTGTCTGCCGACAGCATTAACGAGTTAGAGTGGTGGGTCATCTCAGTCCCGACAGCTTTCCGGGTTATTGACCATGGTTGCCCAAATATCACATTGACAACAGATGCTTCACGTATAGGTTGGGGCGCCACAACCCACCAAAGCCAAACCCAGGCCCTTTGGTCCCGAGCAGAAACTGAATATCACGTTAATATTCTTGAATTGCTCTCAGTGAAGTTGAGCCTTATGTCCTTACTCGGGTCAGTGTCCAATCAGCACATCAGGATCATGTCTGACAATATGACTGCAATTTCTTACATCAATGCCAAGGGGGGATGCAGGAACTGGGAATGCAATGCCATCGCTAAAGCGATTTGGTTATGGGCCATTAAAAGGAATAATTGGCTTTCCGCTGCACACCAACCGGGGCGGTTTAATGTGACTGCAGACTCTCTGTCACGCCATTTTGAAGATGGAATAGAGTGGGAACTGAATCGTGGCCT ATGCCTTCAGAAGCTGGTTCTGGAGCAAGCAACAGCAATTATCATTGTACCACTTTGGACCACACAGACATGGTTCACCAACCTTCTGAGTCTCCTGGTCGATGTGCCCAGAATCTTTCGAGTAACCAAGAAGGTGCTGTCTCATCCAGTGCGCGGAGATGCCTACCCTCTGTGCCCGAAACTGCATCTTCTGGCATGCAAGGTGTCAGGCGTCAGCTCATTGAGTGCAACATTCCGGTCGAGATTGCCGACGTGCTTATGTCTTCTTGGAGACCAGCCACGAGAAAACAGTGTGATACTCACATCCGCAGATGGTGAGCATTTGCGCTACAAAAGAAAACTGATCCACTGCATCCGAGTGTGA